A window of the Chloroflexus sp. Y-396-1 genome harbors these coding sequences:
- a CDS encoding O-antigen ligase has product MQLFSTAYRADQRWIWLIGAGIVGLLLAFTPPLVAVSWLVGLTALGLAICDPVWPVALAVLSVPFQQLVTLPGGLSVTQACLILVLLSLFRQLSQPWPTLKPPGIALVIFVWTLALSAVTTPLSRSESLKETLRWTTVLLIYTATVWVLQDPSRISWRRIVLITSLLVAPGITALIGIGQFFTGIGPESFAIAGGRVRAYGTIGQPNSFAGYMNQAWPLAVGMIVALIETRRYSAQFWPILFALCIAAGSLLGGLLTSFSRGGWVGALLGGLVLAIAFTIRYGRPILIRTGLTALIIGSFGFLLLQSGLLPATLSNRIISITDNLRLFDPRSVEITPSNFAIVERMAHLHSAWRMLQERPFLGVGPGNFSIAYERLIYSGSTPTWIRPWYDSRGHAHNHYLHIAAESGLLGLSAYLGFIGSIWYCIIRAARQTYHGLIRGIILGGTGVVGALNGHNLFENLHVLNMGIQFGVVIALLATLDTSDTTPPEPKEEL; this is encoded by the coding sequence ATGCAGTTGTTTTCGACAGCATATCGTGCAGATCAACGATGGATATGGCTGATCGGCGCGGGGATAGTAGGCCTGCTTCTCGCCTTCACTCCCCCGCTGGTAGCAGTAAGCTGGCTGGTGGGTCTTACCGCTCTAGGACTTGCGATCTGTGATCCGGTCTGGCCTGTTGCACTTGCCGTTCTCTCTGTTCCCTTTCAGCAATTAGTGACGCTCCCCGGTGGGCTGAGTGTAACACAGGCCTGTTTGATCCTGGTCCTGTTAAGTCTGTTCAGACAACTCAGCCAACCCTGGCCTACCCTGAAACCTCCTGGTATTGCGCTGGTAATCTTTGTCTGGACGCTGGCGCTCTCTGCGGTCACAACACCACTGAGTCGGAGTGAGAGCTTAAAAGAGACACTGCGCTGGACAACGGTACTGCTCATCTATACCGCAACTGTTTGGGTGCTCCAAGACCCATCACGCATATCCTGGCGACGGATAGTATTGATAACGAGCTTACTGGTCGCGCCTGGCATCACAGCATTGATTGGTATTGGACAGTTTTTCACCGGAATCGGGCCCGAAAGTTTTGCCATCGCAGGGGGCAGAGTACGGGCATACGGCACTATCGGGCAACCCAATTCGTTTGCCGGCTACATGAATCAGGCCTGGCCTCTGGCGGTCGGGATGATCGTGGCTCTGATTGAAACCCGCCGCTATTCTGCTCAATTCTGGCCTATTCTTTTTGCGCTGTGCATTGCCGCTGGGAGCCTACTTGGTGGGCTGCTCACGAGTTTTTCGCGCGGTGGATGGGTTGGCGCCTTACTTGGCGGCCTAGTATTAGCTATCGCCTTCACCATACGTTACGGACGCCCGATCCTGATCCGCACCGGCCTGACTGCATTGATAATCGGATCATTCGGGTTCTTATTGCTCCAGAGTGGGCTTCTTCCTGCAACACTGAGCAATCGCATTATATCGATCACTGATAATCTTCGGCTATTCGATCCCCGTAGTGTTGAAATTACACCTTCAAACTTTGCCATTGTCGAACGAATGGCTCACCTGCATTCGGCATGGCGGATGCTCCAAGAACGACCATTCTTGGGGGTTGGGCCTGGTAATTTTAGTATCGCCTACGAACGCCTGATCTACAGTGGATCAACCCCCACCTGGATTAGGCCATGGTATGATTCCCGAGGCCACGCGCACAACCATTACCTGCACATCGCCGCCGAGAGTGGTCTTCTCGGACTCAGCGCATATTTGGGCTTTATTGGCAGCATCTGGTATTGTATCATCCGAGCAGCACGACAAACGTACCATGGATTGATACGCGGGATCATCCTTGGTGGAACAGGTGTAGTGGGTGCACTGAACGGTCACAATCTATTTGAGAATTTGCACGTCTTAAATATGGGTATTCAATTCGGTGTTGTGATCGCTTTACTAGCAACACTTGATACGAGCGACACCACACCACCAGAACCCAAAGAGGAGTTATGA
- a CDS encoding phosphatase PAP2 family protein — MMQSNDLTAEALSRGAIPGRGYAIARRISQILHPVPLGIVSIFIVGVLGNDNRIHGLWWSLLCALLHVVPPTIFFNIRLQQGAYSDDDISVRTQRNELYLFGMANVLIGTAILWALHAPLPLLAMLVSVAVMNFLSFLINLFWKISIHSASIGSCATLASIYLPALGGVCWAAAIVLGWARLRTRNHTLMQVIAGISLAVVCVLVVYRLFGLI; from the coding sequence ATGATGCAATCGAATGATCTGACTGCTGAAGCACTGAGTCGAGGCGCCATACCGGGACGGGGATATGCTATCGCCCGCCGTATCTCACAGATATTACACCCGGTACCACTCGGTATCGTAAGTATTTTCATCGTTGGGGTACTTGGGAACGATAACCGTATCCATGGCCTGTGGTGGTCGCTCCTCTGCGCCCTCCTGCATGTCGTACCGCCGACCATCTTTTTCAATATTCGCTTGCAGCAGGGGGCTTATAGCGATGATGACATTTCAGTACGTACTCAGCGCAACGAACTGTACCTGTTTGGAATGGCCAATGTCTTGATCGGCACAGCCATTCTCTGGGCGCTGCACGCGCCATTACCGCTGTTAGCCATGCTTGTATCGGTTGCGGTAATGAATTTCCTTTCGTTTCTGATCAATCTCTTCTGGAAAATTAGCATTCACTCGGCCAGCATTGGCTCGTGTGCTACGCTGGCAAGCATTTACCTGCCCGCGCTTGGTGGCGTGTGTTGGGCGGCAGCAATTGTGTTGGGATGGGCGCGATTACGCACCCGCAACCACACCCTGATGCAGGTAATTGCCGGTATCAGTCTGGCGGTAGTGTGTGTATTAGTCGTCTATCGACTCTTTGGACTAATTTAG
- a CDS encoding plastocyanin/azurin family copper-binding protein, whose translation MKMWSRMLALVVLTVMALVLAACGGGGSSSGGSAGGSGSGPVILEIGSKGEELAFDKTELKVAAGQTVTLRFKNNSAVQQHNWILIKGGDTEAAAIANAGLTAGPAANYLPEDKSNIIAESPLANGNETVEVTFTAPAPGTYLYICTVPGHYPLMQGKLVVN comes from the coding sequence ATGAAGATGTGGTCACGAATGCTCGCTTTGGTAGTCTTGACGGTGATGGCTTTGGTACTAGCAGCCTGTGGTGGTGGTGGGAGCAGCAGCGGTGGCTCTGCTGGTGGCTCTGGCAGTGGGCCGGTCATTCTGGAAATCGGTTCGAAAGGTGAAGAATTAGCTTTTGATAAGACGGAGCTGAAGGTTGCAGCAGGGCAGACAGTTACTCTCCGCTTCAAGAATAATTCGGCGGTGCAACAGCACAACTGGATTCTGATCAAGGGTGGCGATACTGAAGCTGCTGCAATTGCTAATGCTGGTTTGACTGCTGGTCCGGCGGCAAACTATTTACCGGAAGACAAGAGCAACATTATTGCTGAATCGCCATTGGCCAACGGCAATGAGACGGTCGAAGTGACATTCACGGCACCGGCCCCCGGTACGTACCTCTACATTTGTACCGTGCCAGGTCATTACCCGCTGATGCAGGGTAAGTTGGTGGTAAACTAA
- a CDS encoding sortase — protein sequence MFRRLPLIGQQIVHRINWRRVPTKRRGQWLIGTSLMVIGASLLIYVLFSTLQVEYYRWAARGDSPLPAPRLTTSGFRPADARPLLLPLAEITVATPVPANATVPGGAPVSDTVVATPVPASADGTLPPIPATNRETPLAGVDSGLLISEPPEPSRVEWVATVERLVIPKIKVDSKVIEVGWETVEENGQLISVWQVAEFAVGQHRGSANPGEGDNIVLAGHVGGYGRVFKDLFYLQPGDEVIVYSRGQPYRYIVHERIIVDEEGVPAEQRLANARYIAPTGYEVVTMITCWPPSGPNKYKQRVIVRALPASRVDNSDERAP from the coding sequence ATGTTTCGTCGTCTACCGCTTATTGGTCAACAAATTGTTCATCGCATCAACTGGCGGCGTGTGCCGACAAAACGTCGTGGGCAATGGCTCATTGGGACATCACTGATGGTTATCGGCGCGAGTTTGCTTATCTATGTGTTGTTTTCAACCTTGCAAGTGGAATATTACCGTTGGGCTGCCCGTGGTGATTCACCATTACCGGCGCCGCGATTGACCACTAGTGGCTTTCGCCCAGCCGATGCACGTCCACTATTGTTACCTTTAGCTGAGATTACGGTTGCTACCCCTGTACCAGCTAACGCAACTGTTCCAGGAGGGGCGCCTGTGTCTGACACAGTGGTTGCCACTCCGGTACCCGCTTCAGCCGATGGTACGCTACCGCCAATACCGGCGACGAACAGAGAAACACCTCTTGCCGGGGTCGATAGCGGCTTGCTTATTTCTGAACCGCCTGAGCCAAGCCGTGTTGAATGGGTAGCGACAGTTGAACGTCTGGTGATACCGAAGATCAAGGTTGACTCGAAGGTGATCGAGGTAGGATGGGAGACGGTGGAAGAAAACGGTCAGTTGATCTCGGTCTGGCAGGTCGCTGAGTTTGCGGTTGGTCAGCATCGTGGATCGGCTAATCCCGGTGAAGGCGATAATATCGTACTGGCAGGACATGTCGGTGGGTATGGTCGGGTTTTCAAAGACCTCTTCTACTTGCAACCAGGTGATGAGGTGATAGTGTACAGTCGTGGTCAGCCTTACCGCTATATCGTACACGAGCGGATCATCGTTGATGAAGAAGGGGTACCCGCTGAGCAGCGGTTAGCTAATGCTCGCTATATTGCGCCAACCGGTTATGAGGTGGTCACGATGATTACCTGCTGGCCGCCCAGTGGCCCTAATAAGTATAAACAGCGTGTCATTGTGCGAGCGTTACCCGCTTCGCGTGTAGATAACTCTGATGAGCGTGCTCCTTAA
- a CDS encoding glycosyltransferase family 1 protein, with translation MRIGIDYTAGIWQGAGIGRYTRELVRAAAQADSELSFQLFYAAAGLDPQSPFVHYAQQLAATYRNVRLRPLPISPRLLTILWQRLRLPIRIEWLIGPLDVVHAPDFVLPPTQARTLLTIHDLTFLVEPGCAEPKLRRYLSTAVPQSLRRANLIVVDSKATASDLGRLYGIPNRRIRLLYPAVDTRFRQLPTAEMQKVHQRLNLPEHFLLFVGTLEPRKNLVRLLQAFTLLQSEYPDLHLVIAGRRGWLYDDIFATVERYRLRDRVHFLDFVADEDLPALYNLARAFVYPSLYEGFGFPVLEALACGTPVVTTKVSSLPEVTGSAAIFVDPLDPEDIAAGIRTALANPMPLRTAGPQQAASFRWEQAGQTLVAIYRELATIEQAR, from the coding sequence ATGCGCATCGGTATCGATTATACAGCGGGCATCTGGCAAGGCGCCGGAATAGGTCGGTATACCCGTGAATTAGTACGTGCAGCCGCCCAGGCTGATTCTGAACTCTCATTTCAACTCTTTTACGCTGCTGCTGGTCTCGATCCCCAAAGCCCGTTTGTGCACTACGCGCAACAACTGGCAGCCACGTACCGCAATGTCAGGCTACGACCACTCCCGATCAGTCCACGACTCCTAACCATTCTCTGGCAACGCCTACGCCTACCGATCCGGATTGAATGGCTGATTGGGCCACTCGATGTGGTGCATGCCCCTGATTTTGTGTTACCGCCAACCCAAGCGCGCACACTGCTCACTATTCACGATCTAACCTTTCTGGTCGAACCAGGCTGCGCCGAGCCAAAGCTCCGCCGTTATCTAAGCACCGCAGTACCACAATCACTCCGACGCGCCAACCTGATCGTTGTTGACTCAAAAGCAACGGCTAGCGATCTCGGTCGTTTGTACGGCATTCCGAACCGGCGAATCCGGTTACTCTACCCGGCAGTAGATACCCGCTTTCGTCAACTACCAACTGCTGAGATGCAGAAGGTCCACCAACGACTCAACTTACCCGAACATTTTTTGCTCTTTGTCGGTACTCTCGAACCACGCAAGAACCTGGTACGATTGTTGCAGGCTTTTACGTTACTGCAATCAGAGTATCCTGACCTGCACCTGGTGATTGCCGGAAGGCGCGGCTGGCTCTACGATGACATTTTTGCCACTGTTGAACGATACCGTCTGCGTGATCGTGTCCACTTCCTCGACTTTGTTGCTGATGAAGATTTACCGGCATTGTATAATTTAGCTAGAGCCTTCGTATATCCATCACTGTACGAAGGGTTTGGCTTCCCGGTTCTTGAAGCGCTTGCATGTGGAACGCCGGTAGTCACGACAAAAGTATCCAGCTTACCCGAAGTAACCGGATCGGCTGCCATATTCGTCGATCCGCTCGATCCAGAGGATATTGCCGCCGGCATCCGTACCGCGCTGGCCAACCCGATGCCACTACGCACCGCCGGCCCACAACAGGCAGCATCGTTCCGCTGGGAGCAAGCCGGCCAGACGCTTGTCGCTATTTATCGTGAGCTTGCAACAATAGAGCAGGCTCGCTGA
- a CDS encoding lysylphosphatidylglycerol synthase transmembrane domain-containing protein, with the protein MTTVNEKTPDRFGKANLTMSEPSTPLSEAPEDSRKNDTDRGTFSLGQRLRHPRTLISFGLAIAIIVFAVRSLDIDLLETWQYMRSANPWLLGTGLIVFYLTFPLRALRWRMLLINAGVPVEDGRRSWASFSALIEYIYLSWFANCIVPAKLGDAYRGYLLKQNGNVSFSATFGTIFAERLLDMIGLFSLLVLSGFLTFGPQMPEGTQIVFGFGSLLVIIIISGLIGMRWLGPQIRWFIPRRLHRVYGNFEHSALTSFAPAILPRLFVLTAAIWTLEGFRLWFVIQSLDHTGLNLTLAAIIFVALSSSLLTALPITPAGLGVVEGTITVVLTLFGIAASLGSAVTLLDRLINFWSIVIFGFILYLFSRRK; encoded by the coding sequence ATGACAACGGTTAACGAAAAAACACCTGACAGGTTCGGGAAGGCTAACCTGACTATGAGCGAACCATCAACACCGCTCTCCGAAGCGCCTGAAGACAGTAGAAAGAATGATACTGATCGAGGAACGTTCTCGCTTGGTCAGCGGCTGCGCCATCCACGAACGTTGATCTCCTTCGGCCTTGCCATTGCTATCATTGTCTTTGCGGTGCGCAGCCTTGATATCGACCTGCTAGAGACATGGCAATATATGCGCTCGGCCAATCCATGGTTGCTCGGCACTGGTTTGATCGTCTTTTACCTCACCTTCCCGCTACGTGCACTCCGTTGGCGTATGCTCTTGATCAACGCCGGGGTACCGGTAGAAGATGGCCGCCGCTCATGGGCTTCATTCTCGGCTTTGATCGAATATATCTATCTTTCGTGGTTCGCAAACTGTATTGTGCCGGCAAAATTAGGCGATGCATATCGCGGTTATCTGCTAAAACAGAATGGAAATGTCTCGTTTTCGGCAACATTCGGAACGATTTTTGCTGAACGGTTACTCGATATGATCGGCTTGTTCAGCTTACTCGTCCTTTCTGGCTTTCTGACGTTTGGCCCTCAAATGCCCGAAGGTACCCAGATCGTCTTCGGGTTCGGCAGTCTGCTCGTCATTATCATTATCAGCGGGCTGATCGGTATGCGCTGGCTTGGCCCGCAGATCCGTTGGTTCATCCCGCGCCGTCTGCACCGCGTATACGGTAACTTTGAGCACTCGGCCCTGACATCGTTTGCTCCCGCCATCTTGCCACGGCTGTTTGTGCTCACCGCTGCAATCTGGACCCTCGAAGGATTTCGGCTCTGGTTTGTCATTCAGTCACTTGATCATACCGGTCTCAACTTAACCCTAGCTGCGATTATCTTCGTTGCCCTGTCCTCATCGCTGCTGACCGCACTGCCCATTACGCCGGCCGGATTAGGTGTGGTGGAAGGGACGATTACGGTCGTACTGACGCTATTTGGGATCGCGGCTAGTCTGGGAAGCGCGGTCACTCTGCTAGACCGACTGATTAACTTTTGGAGTATCGTGATTTTTGGCTTCATCCTCTACCTGTTTAGCCGACGAAAATAA
- a CDS encoding helix-turn-helix domain-containing protein — protein MCYTSRWQEQTSEGATMARREGINPDAVYSREEVARLLGVSLSTVKRLISSGQLAASRPAGLRRVFIRGASILQMLDTTRINEEHRD, from the coding sequence TTGTGCTACACTTCACGATGGCAAGAGCAAACATCAGAAGGAGCGACAATGGCACGCCGTGAAGGAATTAACCCTGATGCAGTCTATTCACGTGAGGAGGTTGCCCGTCTACTAGGGGTAAGTCTGAGTACCGTAAAACGGCTGATCAGTAGCGGTCAGTTGGCCGCTAGCCGACCGGCCGGTCTCCGTCGTGTCTTTATTCGTGGCGCCAGTATCTTGCAAATGCTCGACACAACACGCATCAACGAAGAACATCGCGACTGA
- a CDS encoding NAD-dependent epimerase/dehydratase family protein: MTYLVTGAAGFIGSHLVDRLLARGEQVIGLDNFTDYYNPNRKRRNLIWAMQQPGFTLIEGDIRNVDTVAMIFARYRPRFVAHLAAMPGPRPSIANPQLYEAVNVGGSLVILEQARRAGVENLILASTSSVYGKTNRVPFREDDPTDRPLSPYAATKKAAEVLAYTFHSLYGIPTSVVRFFTVYGPRGRPDMTPYLFVDRMVRGQPITLFNGGEKLFRDYTYIDDIINGVIHALDRPHAYEIFNLGHSQPVEMCHFVALLEQITGYPAQIEIKPLPATEPPITYADTTKANQLLGFSPTVAIEEGLSRFWEWYCIERDQDT, from the coding sequence ATGACCTATCTCGTCACCGGTGCAGCCGGTTTCATCGGAAGCCATTTAGTTGATCGCTTACTGGCACGTGGTGAGCAGGTAATTGGCCTGGATAATTTCACCGACTACTACAACCCCAACCGTAAGCGTCGCAATCTCATCTGGGCGATGCAACAACCAGGATTTACCCTCATCGAAGGTGACATCCGCAACGTCGATACGGTAGCAATGATCTTTGCCCGCTATCGGCCACGGTTTGTAGCTCACCTGGCAGCGATGCCCGGCCCACGCCCATCAATTGCCAATCCACAGCTCTACGAAGCAGTGAATGTCGGCGGTAGCCTGGTCATCCTTGAACAAGCACGGCGCGCAGGGGTAGAAAATCTGATCCTGGCTTCTACCTCATCGGTGTACGGTAAGACCAATCGCGTCCCGTTTCGCGAAGATGACCCGACCGACCGACCATTATCTCCGTATGCTGCAACGAAAAAAGCAGCCGAGGTGTTGGCCTATACCTTTCATAGCCTGTACGGCATACCAACCAGCGTTGTGCGCTTTTTTACCGTCTATGGTCCACGAGGCCGCCCTGATATGACGCCATACCTGTTTGTTGACCGAATGGTGCGTGGTCAGCCAATTACCCTGTTCAATGGTGGCGAAAAGCTATTCCGTGATTACACATATATCGATGACATTATCAATGGTGTTATTCATGCGCTTGATCGACCACACGCCTACGAAATATTCAACCTCGGCCATTCACAACCGGTCGAAATGTGTCATTTTGTCGCGCTGCTTGAACAGATTACCGGCTATCCGGCCCAGATCGAGATCAAGCCATTACCGGCCACCGAACCACCGATCACCTATGCTGATACAACGAAAGCCAACCAGCTCCTCGGCTTTTCGCCAACGGTTGCTATTGAAGAGGGGCTAAGCAGATTTTGGGAGTGGTATTGCATAGAACGTGATCAGGACACCTGA
- a CDS encoding pseudouridine synthase, translated as MSPERLQKVLASAGIASRRDCEALIAAGRVTVNGRVVVVPGTRVDLEHDEVRVDGQPIRMPAKRTYIMLHKPAGVVSTAEDTHGRPTVLDLVDVPARVFPVGRLDIDSEGLILLTDDGELAYALTHPSFEVEKEYRVLLDRPLTPEALRSWRNGVLLDGEMTAPAWVELIGTAPEGVWVRIVLREGRKRQIRAVAKLLGYEVRRLIRVREGNLSLGDLPPRSWRYLTDEEVAALRAHISTRRSPPVKSAETTPVVRPPANRSIVDVREDERTAGGRRDRGERAAPSRQERGERGAPPRQERGERGAPPRQESGGRAAPPRQERGERGASSRQERGERTAPPRQERGGRAAPPRQERGERAAPSQLREEQRSRAGKSTGQTYRDERQRPANSKSSSARPNRQGKPTQNNLQQRIQRSHRDKDQE; from the coding sequence GTGAGTCCTGAACGTTTGCAAAAGGTCTTGGCCAGTGCAGGTATCGCTTCACGACGTGATTGTGAAGCACTCATTGCTGCCGGACGAGTAACGGTCAATGGTCGTGTCGTGGTTGTGCCCGGCACACGAGTTGATTTAGAGCACGATGAGGTACGGGTTGATGGTCAGCCAATCCGTATGCCGGCCAAGCGTACCTATATTATGCTGCATAAGCCGGCAGGTGTGGTATCGACCGCTGAAGACACCCATGGTCGTCCGACTGTGCTTGATCTAGTGGACGTACCGGCACGGGTGTTTCCGGTTGGGCGCCTCGACATTGATAGTGAGGGTTTGATTTTGCTGACCGACGACGGCGAATTGGCGTATGCCCTGACCCATCCCAGTTTTGAGGTTGAAAAAGAGTATCGTGTGCTTCTTGATCGGCCACTGACGCCAGAGGCGTTGCGTAGTTGGCGCAATGGGGTTTTGCTCGACGGTGAGATGACAGCGCCGGCCTGGGTAGAACTGATCGGGACGGCACCAGAGGGGGTATGGGTCCGTATCGTATTACGTGAGGGGCGTAAGCGTCAGATTCGGGCTGTTGCCAAACTACTCGGTTATGAAGTGCGACGCTTGATCCGGGTACGTGAGGGTAATCTGTCGCTCGGCGATTTACCACCACGATCCTGGCGCTATTTGACCGATGAGGAAGTTGCTGCACTCCGTGCCCATATCTCGACCCGACGATCTCCACCGGTAAAATCAGCAGAAACGACACCGGTTGTTCGACCACCAGCCAATCGATCAATCGTTGATGTTCGTGAGGATGAGCGCACCGCGGGGGGGCGGCGGGATCGTGGTGAACGGGCAGCGCCGTCACGCCAGGAGCGCGGCGAACGGGGAGCGCCGCCCCGACAAGAGCGCGGCGAACGGGGAGCGCCGCCCCGCCAGGAGAGCGGCGGACGGGCAGCGCCACCACGCCAAGAGCGCGGCGAACGGGGAGCATCGTCACGCCAAGAGCGCGGCGAACGGACAGCGCCGCCCCGCCAGGAGCGTGGCGGACGGGCAGCGCCACCACGCCAGGAGCGCGGCGAACGAGCAGCACCGTCACAATTGAGGGAAGAACAGCGTAGTCGTGCAGGGAAGAGTACAGGGCAGACTTATCGAGACGAGCGTCAGCGTCCAGCGAATAGCAAATCATCATCTGCACGGCCGAATCGTCAAGGTAAACCTACTCAGAACAATCTCCAGCAACGTATCCAGCGCTCGCATCGTGATAAAGATCAGGAATAA